The segment TTCTGCTACCTCCTTTTGGAAAGAATTTTATAAGCTGAAGCACATAGTCATCCTTGCGGTCACGTCCTAAAACCCAGCCATTCGCAATAATCTTGTCATGTACCATTTTAAAATGGCTTATTTCTTCTTTCACTAAAGCTGTCATTTCAGTCACTAACTCAGTGTACTCCGGAAAGCTCACAATAAGAGAAATTGCCGTACTCGCGGCTTTCTGCTCGCAATAAGCATGATCTGTTAGAATATCCTCAATATTTTTTTCAACAATATTCACCCATCTTGGGTCTGTTGGTAGTTTTAAACCTAGCATTTTAACTGTGATCTTGAATTAGTATAATTTGTTCATTTCCATTGGTGTCAATCAAAAGTTCATATAACTTAAAGGTATCATCTTTCGGATTGATAAACGAAACACCTAAGGATAATTGAGAGTTGTTTGACATGTTTTGGTTAACCCATACGTGTTCTAAGGTTGCATTTGTCCAGAATGTAGATTTTGTAAATTCGCCAAAACCTTTTGCGGAAATGTGCTTTTCAAAAATAATATGGTCTGAAACAGCCACAATAACATCTGACGCGAATAGGCGATGATATTCTGTTGTTTTTTTATCATTAATCACAGATTGATTTAACAGAATGCCGTGGTCGCTAGTGGCATAATTCTTTATGCTCACTTTAAAAGTATGCCCTACAATAGAATCAGTTTTAATCTCGGTGTAACTTTCTGGATAGTAAAGGGTTGAGTTGATTGATCTCTGGTCATTATTGAACTGAATTATAGCGTTTTTAAGTCGTTCTTTTTTGGTTTCACCATGAGAACAAGCTAATACTGTGAGTATTAGAATACACGAAATTATTGCAAGAATTCTTTTCATAAGAGTAGCTTATAAATCTAGTCCAAAAGTCTTTTTTAAGAGTGCGATAGTTGGGTTTTTCTCTTTTAGTTTTTCATATTTTTCTTGAGCCGTAAACGCATATTTTCTAGAAATTTCTTCATTTACATTTATTTCTAATTTTAATTTATAGTTTTTTAATGTTTTACGCAAATATTCCATCAATGGATGCTGGGCGCGTTCCAATTCTATTTTTAAGGTATCATTTGGGAATTCAAGGAGAATATCAGTTCCACGTATACTAGGATCACTCATTTCGAGTATAGAAGCCATTATTTTTTCACCTTTTTTATGCAGTTGTTTGATATAACTGTCCCAAGTTTCTTTAAAGGCTTCAATAGTAAAGTCGTCTTCAGGTAAGTCTTCCAGATCTATAACAACCTCCATTTGTTTAATTTGGTGTTCTTTTTTTGCTCGAATACTTTTGAGTGATAAACCTGAAGTGCGTTCATCTTTCTTTAAATCTAAAATAGGTCTTGGAAGTTTAGAAGTTATGGGATTATCCATAGCGGTTTTTTGTGCTATAGTTTTTTCTTCAGAATCTTGAACAATCACTTTTGGATTTGGAATTTCAACAGGAATTGGTGTGATTCCTTTTGCCTTGAAATACGAGGGAGGGATTATGTAATGTTTGCTATTTTTTTTTTCTCCATCAAAAGTGATAGAGGCAAGTTGCATAAGACAAAGTTCAACCAAGAGTCGTTGGTTTTTACTGCTTTTATATTTTAGGTCACAATCATTAGCGAGTTCAATACCTTTTATTAAAAATGCATGTGGCGCTTTTTTGGATTGTTCGAGATACTTTGTTTTAGTATCATCACCAACTTCAAGCAGTTCGATGGTTTTTTCATTTTGACAAACCAATAAATCTCTAAAGTGAGATGCTAACCCAGCAATAAAATGATGACCATCAAAACCTTTTGAGAGCGTTTTATTAAACTGAATCAGTAATTCGGGTATCTTATTCTCTAAAATAAAGTCTGTGCTTTTAAAATAGGTTTCGTAGTCTAATACGTTTAAGTTTTCGGTAACGGCTTCTCTCGTAAGTTCTTTTCCTGAAAAACTAACAACACGATCAAAGATGGATAACGCATCACGCATCGCACCATCAGCTTTTTGTGCTATAATATGAAGGGCATCATCTTCGGCATTAATGCCTTGTTCCTCGGCAATATATTTCAGATAATTCTTAGCATCTTTAACTGTAATGCGTTTAAAATCAAAAATCTGACAACGTGATAAGATGGTTGGTATAATCTTATGTTTTTCAGTAGTTGCTAAGATAAAAATGCAGTGTTTTGGAGGCTCTTCAAGCGTTTTTAAAAACGCATTAAAGGCTGCCTGTGAGAGCATGTGTACCTCATCAATGATATACACCTTGTATTTGCCAACTTGAGGTGGAATACGCACTTGATCGGTTAAACTTCTAATATCATCCACAGAATTATTTGAAGCTGCATCTAATTCAAAAATATTAAATGCGAAATCTTCATCTTCAGTTTCTGTACCATCACTATTGATCATTTTAGCTAAAATACGAGCGCAGGTGGTTTTACCTACACCACGCGGACCAGTAAACAAAAGTGCTTGTGCTAAATGATTATTTTCAATGGCATTAAGTAAGGTATTCGTAATAGCTTGCTGACCCACAACATCCTTAAAGGATTGGGGTCTGTATTTACGAGCCGATACTACGAAATGTTCCATTTAGAATTAACTGAATTACAAATTTAAAAAAACAAGGCTCAAATTAGTTTCTAATTTGAGCCTTGTTTTATTTAGTTATTAACAAGATAAGGAACTACATTTTCATTACTTGAAGTAACATTTCTAAATCTCTTACATCAACTTTATCACCTGGTCCAGTGCCTCCTATCAGTTTTAAATCCGCTGCTCTATAAATCATTTTTAATCTAAAATGCATACTTGCGGTTTCGCTATTACCAGTATTAAATTTTGTTTTTGTTGTTGGTCTTTGCGCTTTAACAAATTCTCTAATAAATAAAACATCCGGATCCTTATTTAAAATTGCTTCATTTATGTCTTCATGACTAACCAATTTAAAAGGATAAGAATATACGTCATCTATTTTTTTTAAAAGCTTTTTAGTGGCGAGATTTTTGTTAATATATAATGTCTTATGAGGTAACGAATCTTTTATGTATTGCATATATTCAACACGTTGTTCATTAACCACTTTTTTATAGTTATTACCAATCGCTAAATCTAATTGTAAGTTTTTTAGGCTTAACATAAGGTCTGCAGCGCCTGTATTTGGAGTAAAGACAAAATGTATTGAAACTTTATTTTCTAATAAACCTATCACTAAACTATGATTTGGAGCATTAGCATTAAGCATCTTTACTGTATAATATAAATGGGCATATTTAGAAGACTCTTCTTTGTCTTTAGATAATTTTCGCCATTCATCTTTGGTGACATATACAATTTCTGACGAAAATGTCCATACTTCATCAATAGCTTTTTTGATATTTTCGTTGTAGCCATCTAATTCACCTTCTTCCCATAACACTACTAGAAGAGGTCTTTCTTTTAGTATTTCTATCTGTTTAGCGGCTTTTTTACCTAAAACTCCCATTTGTGCATTTATACCAAGGGAAAACAAAATGATGAAAGCATTTAAAATTATCTTTTTCATTAATAAGATTTTATATTTATAACTAATATATAAAAATATTTCAGGAATGCTGTACTTTTACCATTAGTAAATTGCCTTATCGCTGTCCTGATTTGTCGGGATGGAGGAAAGTCCGAACACCATAGTGCAATCATAGTGGTTAACAGCCATCCACCGCGAGGTGAGGAAAAGTGCAACAGAAAGAATGTACAGGTTATGCTGTAGTGAAATCAGGTAAACTCTCTGAGGTGCAATGCCATGTAAACTAGTGCTTGAGCGTACACGCGCGATGCTAGAGGGTAGGCAGCTAAAGTTTGCTGGCAACAGTAAACGCAGATAAATGATAAGGGCTTTTCTTTTTTAAAATTTAGTTTTTTGAAAAGAAAACGCACAGAATTCGGCTTATAGATTTACTTTAACATAAAAACCCTTTACAATATTGTAAAGGGTTTTTTAATACTTAACAGCATGTTACTGTTTGGGAGGTGTCAATGTAAAGCCTTGACTCTCCATTATATTTAGCATGTCATAAAAGTAGCGCATCCAGACAATTTTATCTCCTTCAATCATGGACACTGAATGATAAGGAATTTCGATTGTTTTCCCCGTTTTTTTGTCGGTTACAGTATTTGTTCCCCATGACAATAACCATTCTCCTTCATTCCAGTTGTCTTCAACTTTAACAGGCAGATACAAATCACCAGATATTGAATGTTTATATTGATTAGTACTGTTGGTAAAGTACGCTTTGTGCTGTTCAACGTTTAAAGAGTCTAAACCGCCTCCTAGGCCGTAAATCATAGCTTTCTCATGAAGCTGGGCATTCATTTTATCAACATCACCTTCTTGCAACGCAGCCGTGTAATTACGTATGAGTTCATTTGCTTTTGCTGCATTCTCGAATTCTAATGATGTTTTTGGTTTGGCATCTTGAGCTATTAAAAGCATTGGTAATAAAATTAGTGCAGCAACACATGCTAACGAGGTGTTTTTAAAAAATTTCATAAATATTGATTTTGGTTAGTATTACTATAAAAAGACCTCAAAAGATTGCTCTAAAGAGGTCAGATAAATTAAATTGATTTATTTCATGTTGGGCGGTGTTAACGTATAACCTAATTGAATATTCATACCATTTTGATCAAAATATGCCTCTTCATGAGTCGCTTTTCCTTCGCTATCAAACGACCAGATAGCATAACCATCAATACTGATGTCATTGTTAGATGCTGGAAGTCCTTCGGTGTCTTTAGTATGTTTTCCTGAGAAGGTCCATTTAATATGAACTTTATTGCCTACTAAAGACATATCATTCATAACAATATTGATATTAGACAACATATCATGATTGGACTGCACCATATCAATATATTCTTGACAATTATTGACTTCTTGTACCCCGTTGGTACTTCTAGTTAAGTTTTCATTCGAATAACTTCTGAATAGTTCAGCATCATTATCAAGCCAAGCTTGATGAAGGTTATTCATACTGTTTTGAATGGCCTTGTCCATGCCAGACATATTGGCAATGGCAGACATTTCATTAGACATTTCCGTGGCATCAAAATAAATATGTTCTTCTACGATTTTGCCATCAATAAATTGTACGGCTAAATGCACAGGGAAAGACAATTGCTTATTATTTTCAGCAAAAGTTCCATTATGTTGTGCCCAATAATACACCCACGTTTCTTTTTCTTTATCTATTACCATTTCTACGTATTCGTCTTCTCTATCGAAACCGTAAGATGAAAACGCTGAAGTCGTACTCTTTAAATTTGCCAATCTGTCGGCAACAGACATACCATCCTTAGAGTTTACATAAATTTTAGCGGTATCGGCAAAATGGCTTTGCCATTTTTCCCAATCTCCAGATTCATAGGCGTCAATGCCAGCCTTTAGTGTTGCTGTTTCGGCTGAATCTGCAAAATAACGTTGTTCCTGCTGCCCACATGATGTTAATAATACTATGGCTAGACTGTAATATATTAGAGTTTTCATTGTTTTTAGTGTTTATTAGTTAGAAGCTGGTAAATAACTTAAATCAGGTCTCATATTTCCTTCCACCTGATCATATTTACTGGCAAGTTTTATAACTTCGTAAAGCGCCGCTTGACCTTCATCTCCCATAAGCTCGTTGTTTGATTTACCGCCTTGTGCAATTGCCATAGCGTCGGTTCCTGAGATAGCAACCATAAAATAGCTCTCGTCGTCACCAAAACCACTATGATATACTTCATAACCGTTTTTAATATTCTTTGATTTGAACATTTCTTTCACACCCGCCATTGCCTTATTCATCGCAGCACTGTTACGAGGTGCATAATATAAGAAGTGGTATTCACGATAGTTTTTACCTTCTGTAGAGTAACCTTCAGGCATATAAGATAAATCATCTAAACGATGTACGATGTTGTCATGATGGTTATCATAGCAATCATCCATTTTAGAGAACATGGCTGCAAATTTCTCTTCACCTACTTTTTCATATAGGTCAGCCATCGGATTTTTGTCAAGGTCAGCCATGCTTGAAATTGGAGACACATAAACATACCTTCCGTCTTCAATGCTGAGTGTTGTGTAATAGCCATCTTTGATCTGATGTTTTTCCATAAGATCTCTCATTTCTTTTGCAACTTCTTCATACTGTTGCATTTTATCAAATTTTACATGATCAGTATGAACAACAAACATAGTTGGTGCTTTGTCTTGCGCCATAGCGAAGTTCATAAATAGTAGTAGGGTAAGAAAGGGCAAAAATTGAAATTTCAACGTTTTCATAATGATTGGTTTTAAGTTAATATGTTGATTGCTAAATAGCCAAACTCAAACCATAATCATTTCATAGGTTGTCAAAATGAGGTATAATTCTTAAAAAAAGTAGATATAAAGATTCTAGGTAATAAACTGTGGAGTTAGTGAAAGATAAAAAAAAAATGTTAACAAACCAATTCTTACAATTAGAAATGGAAATATAATGTATTGAATTTATGGTAATTATGCCTCCCTTTAGTTAAAGAAACTGAAGACATTTCCACGATAAATTTTAGAATGCGAATACCTGCTAATCTCAGATAAGTTCGTGTGTTTTGAATGTTCAATAATTAATAATCCTTCTGGTAAAAGTATATCGTTATTAAAAACAAGTTCCGGCAGTTTAGAGAATAATTCTACAGAGAAATCATAAGGCGGATCAGCAAAAATGATATCATATTTATGTTGAGTATTTTCCAGAAATTTGAATACATCACTCTTTATGGTAATAATATTCATATCAAATTGTTTTGATGTTTCAGAAATAAACTTAATACAAGCATAATGGCTGTCAACTGCCGTAATATCTTCTGTGCCTCTCGAGGCGAATTCATAACTAATATTTCCTGTACCGGAAAAAAGATCTAGAACATCAATCTCATCAAAGAAATAGCTATTATTAAGAATGTTAAATAAGGATTCCTTAGCCATATCAGTGGTTGGTCTGACCGGTAATTTTTTAGGAGCTGTGATTCGTCGTCCTTTATATTGTCCTGAGATAATTCGCATTAGTTAAAACTGTTCAGTAAGATGAAATTATTATGTGCATTATGCTTTTTAATTGAATCAACAAAACCGTAATTATATGTTGGTTCTAGAATTGCGACATTTCTAATATATTTATAAACGATTTGATAGAGTTCATAGTCTTCCTCAATTAGACCGCTTAGCTCAGTTACTATAGTTTCAGGATTAAGTTTTAATTGCTCAATAGTAAATAAAATATAATAGATAAAATCTTCTTTGGTTGAATACTCAAATGTATTATAACAGATGAGTTGTCCATTCTTGACGCATATAATTTCAAAACTTGAGGTATTGACGTTGATGTGCATGCGCTCTTGAGTACTTTCATTGACGGATTGCAACAATGTTTCAATAAGTATAGTAGACGCATGCTTGTATTCAAAACTACCGTAAGTTTCGAAAAGATAATTATTGATATTCACAAGTGGGACATATACATTAGCACTGTCGTTGAGGACTAAAGTGTCGTAACTGATGTAATCTGTTTTTAGAATTTTCGCATTAAATTTTAGATAATCAGCTAAATTATTTTCATTAAACAAAGCATTTGGCACTAAACAAGAAAGCTCATTTTGATAGATGCAAGTGACTGAATCAAAGGTTTCATTGAGTTCAGATTGTGATGTAATGAAAGCCGTTAGTTTATTCAGCAATTCATAAGGCGTAGCCTTCTTTTCAAGACGGATATGCTTTAAAAATTCTATAGTGTGCTTAGAGCGATTAAGAATACAAAAAGAAAGTCCACTCAATTGAATTTGAATGGACAGTGCTTTTATACTATTTTGTTTCAAAAGTTTAGTCTTTACTAAGGTTTTTAGGCCAGTTACCTTTTGTGTAAGGTTCATCCATTGATCCTACTTTTAACGTTGGACCATTAACTTCATCTACAGAAACAACTTCCTTTTCTTTAGCAACCAAATTTTCATCTTGATCAAAAAGAATAATGGCTTTATCTACAGATGCTTCAAAAACAGGGATATTATTATCTGCAAGTCTTCCAGCTTTAAGAATGAATTTAGCCCCTGGTTGTCCAACAGGTAAATTCATCATCGTTTTGTAGCGCGTATCTGCACCAAAAAGAGAATCTCTTACAGGAACAAACCCTAATGTATCTATAACCACAATATCTCTTGTAGTTTCTACACCGCCAAAGCGACGTGTTAATTCTTCGTCAATAATTGTTGAATCCTTACGCTGTGTAATTGTAAATTCGGCAGTATCAATAAATTTAATAAGGTCGTCGAAGTTTCCATTAAATTCTCCAGTAACTGTTCTATGTGCCAACTCCGCATCTCTAATGTCTTTTAATTTTGAAATAACACTGTCATACCTCTCATTTTTTAGCTTATTGAACTTTATCTCTCCATACACAGACATAAAAGTAATGTAACCTAGAAACACAATTAAAGCCCACAATACTAGATTTAGTATCGGTTTTAATTTCTTAGGGACGAATTTGTCGATTAACCAAACAATACCTACAGTAAGTAAAATAAGGCCTACAACTACAAGAATCACATTTAACATAGTTAGTTTTTTTATTTTTTATTAAGGAGTTACGCAAATCTACAATTTTTTTTTGTTCGTTAAAACATTGTAGATAAAAAACAATCAAAGGTGAAAGATATAAAATTACTTTTAAATTCAACAACTAATTTTGTAAGCAAATCCCTTTATTTGCTAGAGCATTAAATCTTATCTTGCGTTATTAATTGTATTTCAATTATATAAATGATAGTATCAGAATTTTATAAATTACTCATTAGTAAATTTCCATTCGAACCTACAAACAAGCAGCTTGTCGCTTTAGAGCAATTGGCTCAATTCGTATATGATGATACACCTAATGCATTGTATCTGTTAAAAGGATTTGCAGGGACTGGAAAAACGAGCATTATAGGGACTTTAGTTTCTAACTTATGGGAAACAAAAAAAAGTGCAGTATTAATGGCGCCAACGGGAAGAGCAGCAAAGGTTATTTCAAATTATTCTAAAAAAGAGGCGTTTACTATTCATAAAAAAATATACTTTCCTAAAAAAGATAAAGGAGGTGGAATCAAATTTGTATTGCAACCAAATAAACATCGAAATACCATCTTTATTGTCGATGAAGCTTCAATGATTCCAGATATCCCTTCAGATTCAAAAAACTTTGAAAGCACATCCCTATTGGATGACTTAATACAATATGTTTATTCTGGACATAAATGTAAGCTATTGCTTATTGGTGATAAAGCACAATTACCACCTATAAAATCTGAACTGTCACCTGCGTTAGATGCAGAACAATTGGATCTTATTTATAATAAACGTGTAACTGCAATAGAACTTGATGAAGTTGTGAGGCAAGGTCAAGAATCGGGCATATTAAGTAATGCCACACGCATTAGAGAAGTTCTAGATAATGAGTTTTATGAGTCATTTCAATTCAATTTAAATGGTTTTAAAGACATAATTAGACTTATTGATGGACAAGAAGTTATGGATGCTATCAATGATTCTTATAGTGAGCATGGTCATGAAGAAACCGCTATAATAGTAAGAAGTAATAAAAGAGCAAATCTTTATAATCAACAAATAAGAAACCGAATCCTCTTCAATGAAAACGAACTTACTGTTGGTGACTTTTTGATGGTGGTAAAAAACAATTACTTCTGGATTAAACCTACCACTGAAGCTGGTTTTATCGCTAATGGTGATATCATACAAGTTTTAGAGATATTTTCGATTACATCACTATATGGTTTCCGCTTTGCGGAAGTTAAGGTTCAAATGGTAGATTACCCTAAAATGCGACCTTTTGAAACTGTATTATTGTTAGATACGATTACTGCAGAAACCCCGTCATTAACTTA is part of the Formosa sp. Hel1_31_208 genome and harbors:
- a CDS encoding tRNA-(ms[2]io[6]A)-hydroxylase, yielding MLGLKLPTDPRWVNIVEKNIEDILTDHAYCEQKAASTAISLIVSFPEYTELVTEMTALVKEEISHFKMVHDKIIANGWVLGRDRKDDYVLQLIKFFPKGGSRTTQLVHRLLYAALIEARSCERFRLLSEELKDRELAEFYRKLMVSEANHYTMFLAFARQYGERNEVDQKWQSLLQFEAQIMKDLSKTETIHG
- the dnaX gene encoding DNA polymerase III subunit gamma/tau, with the protein product MEHFVVSARKYRPQSFKDVVGQQAITNTLLNAIENNHLAQALLFTGPRGVGKTTCARILAKMINSDGTETEDEDFAFNIFELDAASNNSVDDIRSLTDQVRIPPQVGKYKVYIIDEVHMLSQAAFNAFLKTLEEPPKHCIFILATTEKHKIIPTILSRCQIFDFKRITVKDAKNYLKYIAEEQGINAEDDALHIIAQKADGAMRDALSIFDRVVSFSGKELTREAVTENLNVLDYETYFKSTDFILENKIPELLIQFNKTLSKGFDGHHFIAGLASHFRDLLVCQNEKTIELLEVGDDTKTKYLEQSKKAPHAFLIKGIELANDCDLKYKSSKNQRLLVELCLMQLASITFDGEKKNSKHYIIPPSYFKAKGITPIPVEIPNPKVIVQDSEEKTIAQKTAMDNPITSKLPRPILDLKKDERTSGLSLKSIRAKKEHQIKQMEVVIDLEDLPEDDFTIEAFKETWDSYIKQLHKKGEKIMASILEMSDPSIRGTDILLEFPNDTLKIELERAQHPLMEYLRKTLKNYKLKLEINVNEEISRKYAFTAQEKYEKLKEKNPTIALLKKTFGLDL
- a CDS encoding nuclear transport factor 2 family protein; this translates as MKFFKNTSLACVAALILLPMLLIAQDAKPKTSLEFENAAKANELIRNYTAALQEGDVDKMNAQLHEKAMIYGLGGGLDSLNVEQHKAYFTNSTNQYKHSISGDLYLPVKVEDNWNEGEWLLSWGTNTVTDKKTGKTIEIPYHSVSMIEGDKIVWMRYFYDMLNIMESQGFTLTPPKQ
- a CDS encoding ester cyclase is translated as MKTLIYYSLAIVLLTSCGQQEQRYFADSAETATLKAGIDAYESGDWEKWQSHFADTAKIYVNSKDGMSVADRLANLKSTTSAFSSYGFDREDEYVEMVIDKEKETWVYYWAQHNGTFAENNKQLSFPVHLAVQFIDGKIVEEHIYFDATEMSNEMSAIANMSGMDKAIQNSMNNLHQAWLDNDAELFRSYSNENLTRSTNGVQEVNNCQEYIDMVQSNHDMLSNINIVMNDMSLVGNKVHIKWTFSGKHTKDTEGLPASNNDISIDGYAIWSFDSEGKATHEEAYFDQNGMNIQLGYTLTPPNMK
- a CDS encoding RsmD family RNA methyltransferase — its product is MRIISGQYKGRRITAPKKLPVRPTTDMAKESLFNILNNSYFFDEIDVLDLFSGTGNISYEFASRGTEDITAVDSHYACIKFISETSKQFDMNIITIKSDVFKFLENTQHKYDIIFADPPYDFSVELFSKLPELVFNNDILLPEGLLIIEHSKHTNLSEISRYSHSKIYRGNVFSFFN
- a CDS encoding DUF3822 family protein codes for the protein MKQNSIKALSIQIQLSGLSFCILNRSKHTIEFLKHIRLEKKATPYELLNKLTAFITSQSELNETFDSVTCIYQNELSCLVPNALFNENNLADYLKFNAKILKTDYISYDTLVLNDSANVYVPLVNINNYLFETYGSFEYKHASTILIETLLQSVNESTQERMHINVNTSSFEIICVKNGQLICYNTFEYSTKEDFIYYILFTIEQLKLNPETIVTELSGLIEEDYELYQIVYKYIRNVAILEPTYNYGFVDSIKKHNAHNNFILLNSFN
- a CDS encoding ATP-dependent RecD-like DNA helicase → MIVSEFYKLLISKFPFEPTNKQLVALEQLAQFVYDDTPNALYLLKGFAGTGKTSIIGTLVSNLWETKKSAVLMAPTGRAAKVISNYSKKEAFTIHKKIYFPKKDKGGGIKFVLQPNKHRNTIFIVDEASMIPDIPSDSKNFESTSLLDDLIQYVYSGHKCKLLLIGDKAQLPPIKSELSPALDAEQLDLIYNKRVTAIELDEVVRQGQESGILSNATRIREVLDNEFYESFQFNLNGFKDIIRLIDGQEVMDAINDSYSEHGHEETAIIVRSNKRANLYNQQIRNRILFNENELTVGDFLMVVKNNYFWIKPTTEAGFIANGDIIQVLEIFSITSLYGFRFAEVKVQMVDYPKMRPFETVLLLDTITAETPSLTYDDSNRLYQEVQKDYEDETSNYRKFLKIKGNKHFNALQVKFSYAITCHKSQGGQWNTIFVEQPYLPNGVDKDYMRWLYTAVTRAQDKLYLIGFKDEFFEEY